A segment of the Candidatus Nanoarchaeia archaeon genome:
CCTCCCTATCTTTTTTAGCGGATTGTCTTTATTGATCGTGTCAATGAAGAGTATCCCCGGCTCGCCATTCTTCCATGCCATCGTTGCAAGCAGATTAAAGGTCTGCCGGGCTGAGTTTCTTCCCACAACTTTCCCTGTTGCCGGGCTCATCAGGTCATATTGCTCATCCTTCTCCAGCGCCTTCATGAACGCATCAGTGATCTCAACGCTGAGGTTGAAATTTGTGAGCTTATTTTCTCCCTCCTTCGCTGTGATGAAGTGGATGATGTCAGGGTGATGGACACTGAGGCTCCCCATGTTTGCGCTTTTCCTGTTTCCCGGCAATTTTGTCAGCTCAGTTGCATGGTCAAAAAGCTCAAGGAAATCAAGCGGGCCATGCGCATAGCCCTTCATGGTGGAAAGGATTCCTCTTGGCCGTATTTTTGAGAATGAAAATCCAATCCCTCCCCCAACCCTCTGGATCAGCGCCTTTTCATAGAGCGTCTTGAAGATGTTCTTCATCGAGTCTTCAAGCGGCAGGACAAAGCAGCTGAAGAGCTGAGAGCTTTCTGTGCCTGCCTCAGCAAGGATCCTCCCCCCAGGGATGAATTCAAGCGAATTCAGAACTGAAAAGAATTTTTCTTCTATCGGCTTTGCATCATTGCCATATCTCCGCTCAACTATCGCCATTGCTTTGGCAACCCGCCGGAACATTTCAACAGGGGTCTCAATCGTGTTGCCCTCCTCGTCTTTCAAGAGGTACTTCTCCCTTGCGATCCGAAGCCCGTCGTTGTCAAAGGGAGCATCGTCCTCCTTCAGGCCCTTGCGGAGCTCTGCGTGCTTCTGCCTGTAGAGGATATACGCCTTTGCCGTTTTTGGAAATCCCTTCTCCATCAAAGCCTCTTCTACAGTATCCTGGATCTCCTCTACTGCAGGGATAGAATTCTTGTGGAACTTCTTATTGATCCTTTCCGTAACTGCATCAGTCACTGCCCAGGCCTGTTGCTCCGAACCCTCATCCGTTGCCTCAAAGGCCTTGTCCAGAGCCTTTGCTATTCGCGCCTTGTCAAAGTCAGCGATAGAGCCGTCCCGCTTGCGTATTTTTGAGATTCCCTCTGCCATGTTTCCCCTATGTGCAGGAGGTGATGGCTGTTTAAAAATGTTTTGAACAGAAGGGCTCAGGTGAAAGCCGAATCTGGATGAGGGGGGCTTCCTGCTTATATCTCTTATAGAGGTTTGTTATTCTTCTCGACCTCTCTTTAATGATTTGCGAAGAAAGCTGCATCAGAGTTGCTGCTTTTGTCCCTGGCCTTGAGGAAAAGGTTGAGATATTGAGCACTTCCGGTCTGATTTCCTTGATGAGGCTGCACGTTTCCTGGAAATCCTCCTCGGTCTCTGTGGGATATCCAACAATGACGTCGGTTGCAACAGTAATGCCTGGAAATTCTGACCTGAATTTTTTCACAGCCTCCCTAAAGCTCTCCACAGTATGGATCCTCTTCATGTCCCGCAGCACTTTTTCTGAGCCTGACTGCACGGGGATATGGAGGAACTTCATTATTTTTTCTGACCGGTATGCTTCCAGCAATGGTTCCGCAATTCTCCGCAAATGCCATGGATTCATCATGCCTACTCGGATCTTGTAGTCTCCCTCAACAGTTACCAGCTCGTTGAGCAGCTCAGGCAATGAAGTGTTTATATCAAAACCGTAGCATCCATTGTCCTGGGAAGTGATGTAGATGGCTGCGCGGCCTTGTCTCACCGCAATTTCAAGTTCCCGCTTAATGTCTCCGATCCTATAGCTCTGCAGCATGCCCCTTGCCAGCTTTGTTGCGCAGAATGCGCAGGTGTTGAGGCAGCCTTGGGATGTTTGGATGATTGCAATGCCGTTTTTCTTTCTGAGTGCCGGCACGTTGATCCTTTCTTCCTTTTTGCCTGAAAAAACATCATGAGGATTTTCAACAATGTCATTGATTTTTAGTATTGAATTAGTGTCAAAGACAGCAGAGAGGTCAGGTATTTTTTTCCGGAGATTGAGCGTTTTGGTGAGGCATCCGCCGATGATTATTTTTTTGGGTTTTTCATTTTTTAAGTGGGTATTGAGATAATTCAATATCTTTGACTGGGTTGCGTTCTTGACTGAGCATGAGTTTACGATAATGGCATCTGCATCAGATTCGTTGGCAACAAGGGTATGGTTATTGGCTTTAAGAAGGCCTGCCATCTGCTCGGAATCTGCAATGTTTGCCTGGCAGCCATACGTTTTGATGAAGATGTTCATAAGAGGTAAAGATAGCTGTCAATTTAAAAATTTTATTGGTCTCTTCTGGCCTTAGGAGCATACTCTGAGATCATTTGTGCTATCCCAACAGCTCCAATCGCGCCTATAATCGCAGCTGTTCCATACAATACTGCCTCATTCGAGTAGAGTTCCCAGGGGATGCCGGTTTCTTCAGGATGGTAGATGCTTCTCTCGAAGAGGTACTGTTGCTGCTGTCCCTGTCTCGCCTGAGTGGCGTAGGTGCCAAGAAGGCAGGCCATTCCAGAACCAACACAACACGCTTTGATGAGTAATGCATCAAGCAAGGCTTTTTTGAGCTCTCCGGAATTCCAGGAGGAGTTTATTCTCTCTAACAGATTCAAAATGGTCACCTGTGCAAATACCAGAACGAGAGCTTGTTTTTATCTTTTTTGTCTAATGTGCAGAAGCCGAAGCGCTCGAACTGGATAATATCTCTTTCTTTCAAGGCAGTTACTCCTTTCTCAGCCAGTCCCTTTCGCCGCGACCCGTCAGGCATGACCACCTCTGCCAGAGGCAGGCCTTTCTCAACAGGCAGGTAATGAAGCATGCCGTCTCCCTTATATTTTTCATGCTCCCTGCTGTGGAAATTGAATCCTTTCTTCTTGACAAAATTCAGGCAGCCCATCAGGCGGTAGATCTTGCCTCTCTTAAGGCTCTTGTAATCGCCCGGAGTGATATAAAAGGCATCCTTTGTAGTGAAGACCCTGCCTCCCTTCTTATTGGTAGGATGCAGGTCAAGCTCCCTGCTGAACACTGGCGCTCCCTCAACGACAATCTTTTTTGGCGCCTCAACAAAGAAATACCGGTGGGCAAGGGGATCGATGATGTCTTTGTTGAATGCATTGAGTGTTTTCATAAATTCTTCCAGCGAAACCGTCTTGTCATGGCTGGTGACTCCCATCTCCACTGCATATTTTATGATTGCGTCAGCCTGGTAGCCTCTTCTCCTGAGCGCCTGCAGGAACGGCAGCCTGATATCATCCCAGCCGGTGTATTTCTTCTTGCGTATCAGCTCCGCAGTAGTCCTTGTCGAAAGCTTGAGGTTAGTAAAATTAATCTTTCCGATATACAAGTGCTCAGGCATCATCCAGCCCATCGAGTTGAATATCCATTCCTGCTTCTTCTCATTGTCTGCATGGTCCTTTGCCCGGATGGTGTGCGTGATTCCTTCATCATGGTCATCAACAGCAACTGCCAGATTGAGGAGGGGCCAGACCCTGAATTTCTTCCCGGTCCGTGGATGCTTTGCTGTCTTGATGCGTGCTAAAGGAAAATCCCTGAGCGAGGGATTAGGATGCGTGAGATCTGCCTTCATCCTGACAACAAAAGAACCTTCCTTTGCATTGCTCAGCATCTTTTCCCAGCGTGCCAGGCTTTCCTCGCCATATCTGCAGGGGCATGCCTGCTGGTTATCAAGGAGCTTCTTGAACTTTGCAGGCTTGCATCCGCACACATAGGCATGGCTGCTGCTCAGGAGCGTTTCTATAACCTCATAATACCGCTGCAGATTATCGGACTGGATGATAAGCTCTTTGATATTGCCTTTTGTGATCCAGTTCGCATCCTCAGGGATGAGCTTGTATGCCTCCTCCCGGATCGCTTCAGGGTTTGTGTCCGCTATCCTCAGGATGAGCTTGCCATTGTATTTTCGGCAGTACTCGGAATTAAGAGTGAGTGTATATGCATGGCCGATGTGGAGCGGTCCTGAAGGCGAGGGCTCAAAGCGCATAATTACCTCTCCAGGCTTGGCATTGATGAGCTGACCGATCCCTTTAGGCTCCTCCAATCGCTCCTTTTGCGGAATCTGCACAGCCTCCAGCTTTGCTTTTGAGAGGCCATTGACCTTGTGGATGGCTGAGTGTATCTGCTTCAGCAGCCCCGGGATGTCCTTCTTGAGCTCAGGATGCTCTGCCAGGATCTTTCCGAGAACAGCCTCAGGCCTTGCTTTGCCGAATTTGGCAGCATTCACCAATGCATGCTGCTCGATTTCCTTGATAAGAGACATGGGCGGTTTGATATGATTTCGGTATTTAAATTTTGGTATTTTGCTGTTCTAGAAAGATATTAAAATGACACGGATGCTCCGCTTTCTATGAAGTATTCCCTCTTTGTGTATGAAGAAACACAGCACAAAGTGTATTTTGCCATAGAGGGAAGCAATCAGAAAAAGGTTCAGGGAAATACTCTGGAACAATTAGCAGCCGAAGCGGCAATTCGCCAAATTGAGGCGAGGGATATTGAAGACTCAGTTGAGGAGGGGTTGCTCAAGCATGTGCAGAAAATGTATAGGATTACAGATTCTATCCGGGCAGCCACTCCAAAAGAGATCATTGCTTTGAAGAAGGCGATGGGCAATCAAAAGATTTAAATAGCCGTCCTGTTCAGGACATGCTACACAAAAACCAGGGGTTTTCTTCTTCGTGAAGAAAGCCCCGGTTTCTTTATAGATGGTTCGCCTTATCATTCCACGAGCAGCAGCAACAAGGATATTGATGGATTGCGGCGCAAAGAGGGTATCTTCAAAGGGAGCTGCTGCGTTTTCTGAACTCATTGAGAAATGCGGCATCAGCCTTGCAGGCCGCGCAGTTGAGCTTGCCAGGCACGCAGGCAGGAAAACCGTGGATGCTGCAGATATGAAGATGAGCAGGCGATGAGCATAAAAAGCCTCGCTTATTTCTCAGTCAAAAGGGCCAATAGCTCAACCTGGTAGAGTGCCGCATTGGCTATGCGGAGGTTTCGGGTTCGAATCCCGATTGGTCCATACCGGCTGCGGTGAAAATCTCGCGGTGGCTTGCGAGTGAGCTCGTTCTCACTCGCTCACCAGCCACCGGCTGCCGCCAAGTTCGCAATTTGCGTTCTTTGTCCTCATAATCGACATTCGTCCCCGATGGGGCATCCCCCTCGAAGTCGATGCCCTGATTCCAGTTGTGCTGCTCACAAAGGGCGGCAGCATTGATTTTCACCGCAGCCTCCATGACCGCAACAGTTAAAAAACATGGAAGAATCCCTTTTTTAATGGATCCGCTGCTTATTGAAGACCCAGTCTACGGAAAAAAGGAATTGCGGAATGAAACCGTTCTTGCCATTATCAAAACCCCTGAATTCCAGAGGCTGAAGGGCATCAACCAGTACGGAACCGGGAACTATATGACCCCCAAGATGCCTACTACGAGGTATGAGCACAGCATTGGGGTGTATCTGCTCCTGCAGAAACTCGGGGCATCCTTCGAGGAGCAGATTGCAGGGCTACTGCATGACATCAGCCATACAGCTTTCTCCCATGTCGTTGATTTCCTGAGGAATGAGAGTATGAAGCAGGACTTCCATGAGCTGCATTTGAAACGGGTTCTGGAGAGTTCAGAGATCAAGGAGATTCTGGGAAAAGAGGGATTCCGCATCGACAGGATTACTGATCATTCCGGATACAGCCTCCTGGATTCGGATGACCAGAGCCTGAATGCAGACCGGCTTGACTATGGGATGCGGGACGGGCTGTTGTTCGGCACCTTTCGGAAGGATAGGATTGATAAGGTCCTAGGTTCTCTCTTGGTTAAGGATGGGCAGATTGTGCTGGCAGATGAGGAAGCTGCTTCTGCCGCTGCATGGGGCTATTTTCACACCTCAACGCAGTTCTGGAGCAATCCGCTGTTCGGAGGAAGCTATATGGCTTTGGTTGCTGCTTTGAGGGCAGCGCTGGATAAAGGAGTTATCAGGGAAGAGGACCTTTTTGGGACTGATGAGGAAGTGATGGGGAAGCTGAAGGCTTCAGAGGATGCCAGGATCATGCATTATCTCGGTTTCATAGACTGGGTCAACCTTAGCGAGCAGGAACACGGAGAGTTTATGATCAAGACCAAGGCAAGGTATATTGACCCGCTTTTTTGGAAGAAGGGCAAGCTCATCAGGTATTCAGAGGCTGACGAGGTGTTTAAGGAAAGGGTTGAGGCCTGGGTAAGGGAGATGAAAAACGGCCATCGGGTCGGCATAAATACAAAACTTTAAATGAGGGTGAGGATTCCGGATTCGCATGAAAGCCATACTATTTGATTCCTGGGGCACTCTGATCGAGAACGGCGTCAAGCCAAGCCCGCTGAGGCAGGTTCAGGAGATCTTGAGGGTCAGGCTTCCCTTTTCAGAATTTGTCCAGCAGTTTGAGAAGTCATTCATGACCAGGAAATACACAGACCTAGGAGAAGCATTTTACGCAGCTATTGATGATCTTGGGATCCGTGTTGCTCCTTTTGTAGTCGAGAAGCTCATCGGGCTCTGGAATAAGAACATGCTGTTTGCGAAGCCGTTTGAGGATATCACTGAGCTCACAAAGCTTAAGCAGAAGTACAAAATCGGGCTGATTTCAAACACGGATCCGTTTTCGCTCACTCCGGTGCTGGAGAAGCACGATCTTACCAAGTATTTTGATGCCGTAGTGCTGTCATGCGACGCAGGCGTTCTGAAGACTGACCCAAAGATGTATGAGCTCTGCCTGCAGCAGCTGGGGGTTTCCAAGGATGAATGCGTGATGGTAGGGGATTCTATGCAGACTGATATCGAGGGCGCAAAACGCGCAGGGATCAGAGCCATACTGATGGACCGCAAGGACAGAAGGGAGTATGATGAAAAGGTAACGAGCCTGAAGCAGCTTGCTGAGGTGCTTGGTGGGTGACTGCGCCTTCTGCAGCATTGCGCAGGCAAGGATTCCTGCAAGAAGGGTCTATGAAGATAAGATGTTCCTGGCGTTCCTTGATATTGCTCCATCGAACCCGGGCCATATACTGGTGATTCCGAAAGAGCATCATGAGACCCTGCTTGACCTTCCTGATGCGATTTCAGCCAGGATTCTGGGAGTGGTTAAGAAAATCGCTGCAGCTGCAACCCAAGCCACAGGAGCTCAGGGGTTCAATGTGCTGATCAACAACCAGAGTGCAGCAGGACAGGTCGTGTTCCATAGCCATTTCCATATTATCCCAAGGTTTAAGGGAGATGGGTTAAAGCATTGGGCCAAGAAGGAGATTCCCGGGCAGGAGATGGATGCTATCTGCAGGAAAATCGTTAGTTTTATATAACAAGTTTAGGTTTTTCTGTCCATGCCGCTGTAGCTCAGCCTGGTTAGAGCGCTACATGCTTGTTTTCGCAAGTCAGCGAGGCTCATATGTTTGAGCGATGATCCGAAAGGAGATGACATACTCAGGCGATAACTGGGTGACGTAGAGGTCAGGGGCTCAAATCCCCTCAGCGGCATTTCAGCTCATCAAACGAAACGTGGATGAATTCAGGGTTTTGGATGTTCGGTTCTTTCGTGATGATCTCAGAGGTCACCGATTTGACTTCAACCTTTTATTGGAGGGCTACTGCAACTGGCTCTGTAGAAAGTCCGGCATCAGTTCTGCGAGCTTCTTCGGCCACATAAGCAGTGCTGACGGAGGGTTGCCCCAATCAAAACGCCGTCTGGCGTTTTGGTGTGCCAAAAGAGCGTAGCTCTTTTTAGCACCTTCGGGGGTGTCAGCATGCACCGATAGAGTCACAAGCGAGCCGGCGGCTAGCGAGCAAGCTCACCTTGCTCGCTTGCAAGCCACTGCCGACTGACTTTCTACAGAGCCACTACGACCATTCACGTATAGAATGAATGCGTCGGCCGGTAGTGAGACTTTGGTCTCGGACCGGCCTAACATGAATGCGTCGGCCGGGATTTGAACCCGGATCAACGGCTTTCTCCGATCCATGGAAGGCCGCAATCATGCCATTAGACCACCGACGCATACTCTCAATTGTTCTGGCATTGTTTATAAAGATTATGATGACGGAATCGCATCCATGCTCCACAAACTTTTTAAACACTCAAACATTCCTTCAGATCATGACTTGGAAGATTCTTTCAGACACGCCCGACCTCAAGCTGTTGGAAAAAAAGAAGGGAGACCTGAACATCCGCATCGAGGCAAGGCTCACACGAGAGAAGAAGTGGGACATCTACAAGATTTACGTTGGGAAATCCATGCCGAACCTTGTTGAGGAATACCATGCGCAGACAGGCAGCGAGGCAGAGCAGCTTATCAGCTCACTAAAGAAGAAAGAGCTCACGCTGGAGCAGATCAGGGAGATGCAGAAGACACAGATTGTTCTGCGCCGGGAGTTCAATGAGGTCAATGTCGAGAAATGGGTTGTTTCAGTCAGCCGGCTACCTGCCGGAGCAGTCTTCGTACGCTACTATGATCCCATCACGGTGGACATCATCCTGGATGAGCGCTACGCCTCTATCGAGTCCTCAATCCTCAGGGAAGCTTATACCACCCTTGGCATCGAAGATGAAGGAAAAGACCAGACAATCTATTACTATACACGGAAGTCAAGAGCCGAGAAGAAGCCCACGATTGTCGGGAAGATAGAGTTTGGCATCGCGCGTTAGATCTGCCCGCGAATTCTTCGGATGAATTCATCGAAGTTGTGCGTCTTCACCACAGCACCGCACGCATGCTCATGGCCGCCTCCATAGCCCTCAAGGCCAGCCAGGCTTTGCTGCACAAGAGGAGGCAGGAGCAGTGCCGCAGAGCGGAGCGAGCACTTCATCTCCCCTGATTTTTCTCTGCAGACAATGATTGTCTTTTCAGGGAACCTATGGAGCAGCTCATTGCTCAGGTCAGAGGTGAGTGAGATGGTGTCATCAGTGTAGCTGAAAAGGAGCAGGGGATCCTGCTTTTTTGCTGCAGCACAGCCGGATTTCAGAAGGCTCTGGTACTCCCTATTGACCTCTTTGAATCGCTTGGTGAGGTACTTTGCCTGGGGAGTTTTCTGCTCAACAAGCTCGCGGATATCGCCAACACGCGTCAGAATCTTCACGCAGCCCATCGCTACCCTCGTGTCTCCCTTGAGGATAAAGGAGAAGAGCCTCACAATCTCTCCGAGAGGGGTCTCAAACAGGCCAACCTGCGGATCGGTTATCCCAGGAGGAAGCAGTTCAGGATACTGCCTTGAGAATGCGTCATAAATGTCCTTTTTGTACACCCAGTCAGCCACAACGCCAACTGCGGCAATCCATAAATCGCTCTCCACAATCTGATGGCAAAGATAGGATGTTGGAACATTCGCCTCCTTCCGGAGCCGGGGGTTGAAATACATAACCCCTTTCCTTTCCTGCGGCTCATGATGGTCAATCCATACGATCTTCCGGTTCGCCTGATCAATGAATTCCTGCGACACCTTTGGCTTGTCAAGGACAAAGATAACGTCAGGGTTGTAGTCCTCAACCTTTCTGACAAACTGCTCTCTCAGCTCAGGCAGGGATTTCACCACAACGCCATGGCCTTTCTTGGCATACCTGTAGAGCAGCAGAAATGAGCACAATCCATCAGGATCGTCATCGAAAAAGAAGAGAGGGTTCCTGGAAGAGTCCAAAAGCTTCCGGATTTCCTTGACCTCCTTTTGTGTAAGCCCCATAGGATAGCGAGAAAGAGCGTGCTTTATATGGATTGCGGATAAAAGAATGCGCGCCGTTAAATAATTTGAGAGTATGAGAACAAGGGCCGGTTTAATATTATTTTAGGGTTCAGCGTTTTTTTGTTATTAACTATTAGATAGTAACGTTTATATAATTACCCGGTTCTTGGCAGGATATGGACTATTATTTGCAGGATATATCGAGATTAGAAGGACAGCCCAAAAGAACAATCGCAGATTATGCGGAGCAGAATGGGATTTTGGTTCCTCGCAGATTTGATTCTTTGGCAGAAGCCAGAAGGTCTCATAAAGGCATTTTTCTAAGGAGCGAACACCCTCAAGAGTATAATGGGATTTCTGGCTTGTTAAATAGTTTCAGCCTGTCTTCATTAACTTTTCCAGTTAGAGGTTCTCGGAGCTTAGAAGAGGTTAAACAAAGATATTTTACGCAGGGAGAAATGCAGCCAGATGCGTATAAAGAATATTGTAAACAGCTAGGATTAAGTGAAGATGAATTCATAAAACAAGCCTCTTTTTCAATATGGGAAAAATTGGGCGGATTAAACAGGACCGTAATTGCCGATTCCTCGATTGCTGGCAGGTATCACATTAT
Coding sequences within it:
- a CDS encoding histone; its protein translation is MVRLIIPRAAATRILMDCGAKRVSSKGAAAFSELIEKCGISLAGRAVELARHAGRKTVDAADMKMSRR
- a CDS encoding HAD family hydrolase; this encodes MKAILFDSWGTLIENGVKPSPLRQVQEILRVRLPFSEFVQQFEKSFMTRKYTDLGEAFYAAIDDLGIRVAPFVVEKLIGLWNKNMLFAKPFEDITELTKLKQKYKIGLISNTDPFSLTPVLEKHDLTKYFDAVVLSCDAGVLKTDPKMYELCLQQLGVSKDECVMVGDSMQTDIEGAKRAGIRAILMDRKDRREYDEKVTSLKQLAEVLGG
- a CDS encoding HIT family protein — its product is MGDCAFCSIAQARIPARRVYEDKMFLAFLDIAPSNPGHILVIPKEHHETLLDLPDAISARILGVVKKIAAAATQATGAQGFNVLINNQSAAGQVVFHSHFHIIPRFKGDGLKHWAKKEIPGQEMDAICRKIVSFI
- a CDS encoding HD domain-containing protein, producing MDPLLIEDPVYGKKELRNETVLAIIKTPEFQRLKGINQYGTGNYMTPKMPTTRYEHSIGVYLLLQKLGASFEEQIAGLLHDISHTAFSHVVDFLRNESMKQDFHELHLKRVLESSEIKEILGKEGFRIDRITDHSGYSLLDSDDQSLNADRLDYGMRDGLLFGTFRKDRIDKVLGSLLVKDGQIVLADEEAASAAAWGYFHTSTQFWSNPLFGGSYMALVAALRAALDKGVIREEDLFGTDEEVMGKLKASEDARIMHYLGFIDWVNLSEQEHGEFMIKTKARYIDPLFWKKGKLIRYSEADEVFKERVEAWVREMKNGHRVGINTKL
- a CDS encoding tRNA (N(6)-L-threonylcarbamoyladenosine(37)-C(2))-methylthiotransferase — protein: MNIFIKTYGCQANIADSEQMAGLLKANNHTLVANESDADAIIVNSCSVKNATQSKILNYLNTHLKNEKPKKIIIGGCLTKTLNLRKKIPDLSAVFDTNSILKINDIVENPHDVFSGKKEERINVPALRKKNGIAIIQTSQGCLNTCAFCATKLARGMLQSYRIGDIKRELEIAVRQGRAAIYITSQDNGCYGFDINTSLPELLNELVTVEGDYKIRVGMMNPWHLRRIAEPLLEAYRSEKIMKFLHIPVQSGSEKVLRDMKRIHTVESFREAVKKFRSEFPGITVATDVIVGYPTETEEDFQETCSLIKEIRPEVLNISTFSSRPGTKAATLMQLSSQIIKERSRRITNLYKRYKQEAPLIQIRLSPEPFCSKHF
- a CDS encoding glutamate--tRNA ligase; amino-acid sequence: MSLIKEIEQHALVNAAKFGKARPEAVLGKILAEHPELKKDIPGLLKQIHSAIHKVNGLSKAKLEAVQIPQKERLEEPKGIGQLINAKPGEVIMRFEPSPSGPLHIGHAYTLTLNSEYCRKYNGKLILRIADTNPEAIREEAYKLIPEDANWITKGNIKELIIQSDNLQRYYEVIETLLSSSHAYVCGCKPAKFKKLLDNQQACPCRYGEESLARWEKMLSNAKEGSFVVRMKADLTHPNPSLRDFPLARIKTAKHPRTGKKFRVWPLLNLAVAVDDHDEGITHTIRAKDHADNEKKQEWIFNSMGWMMPEHLYIGKINFTNLKLSTRTTAELIRKKKYTGWDDIRLPFLQALRRRGYQADAIIKYAVEMGVTSHDKTVSLEEFMKTLNAFNKDIIDPLAHRYFFVEAPKKIVVEGAPVFSRELDLHPTNKKGGRVFTTKDAFYITPGDYKSLKRGKIYRLMGCLNFVKKKGFNFHSREHEKYKGDGMLHYLPVEKGLPLAEVVMPDGSRRKGLAEKGVTALKERDIIQFERFGFCTLDKKDKNKLSFWYLHR
- a CDS encoding adenosylcobalamin-dependent ribonucleoside-diphosphate reductase, whose product is MAEGISKIRKRDGSIADFDKARIAKALDKAFEATDEGSEQQAWAVTDAVTERINKKFHKNSIPAVEEIQDTVEEALMEKGFPKTAKAYILYRQKHAELRKGLKEDDAPFDNDGLRIAREKYLLKDEEGNTIETPVEMFRRVAKAMAIVERRYGNDAKPIEEKFFSVLNSLEFIPGGRILAEAGTESSQLFSCFVLPLEDSMKNIFKTLYEKALIQRVGGGIGFSFSKIRPRGILSTMKGYAHGPLDFLELFDHATELTKLPGNRKSANMGSLSVHHPDIIHFITAKEGENKLTNFNLSVEITDAFMKALEKDEQYDLMSPATGKVVGRNSARQTFNLLATMAWKNGEPGILFIDTINKDNPLKKIGRIETTDPCGDQPLFPYEGVPLGALNLSKFVKDKEVDYDRLEEAVPIAVRFLDNAVDACKLPLNAVTTRTKELRRIGFGILGFADMLYQMRIPYNSQLGLETGKKVMQTIRKGARTASEELAEEKGPFPLWETSSYRSKKIRNATITTISPTGSRSLLAGTSFGIEPVYALAYKRKLMGDQEAVIVNKYFLQALREKDLYSEELISQVCQTGNIKETKNLTIEMKKVFVTAMEIPAEWHIRMQAAFQEYVDNSISKTINIPNGASIEDIENAFLLAYKSGCKGITVYRDGSRSDQVYTSGAP
- a CDS encoding DHH family phosphoesterase; translation: MGLTQKEVKEIRKLLDSSRNPLFFFDDDPDGLCSFLLLYRYAKKGHGVVVKSLPELREQFVRKVEDYNPDVIFVLDKPKVSQEFIDQANRKIVWIDHHEPQERKGVMYFNPRLRKEANVPTSYLCHQIVESDLWIAAVGVVADWVYKKDIYDAFSRQYPELLPPGITDPQVGLFETPLGEIVRLFSFILKGDTRVAMGCVKILTRVGDIRELVEQKTPQAKYLTKRFKEVNREYQSLLKSGCAAAKKQDPLLLFSYTDDTISLTSDLSNELLHRFPEKTIIVCREKSGEMKCSLRSAALLLPPLVQQSLAGLEGYGGGHEHACGAVVKTHNFDEFIRRIRGQI